From the genome of Halomonas sp. MCCC 1A13316, one region includes:
- a CDS encoding DUF6544 family protein, with protein sequence MAYFGVAAGLLLALVLTGVLAMQAWRLADNRAMDTAWAWLQSQAPATVETFDPAMVEGLPDAARRYFLYTIAPGTPLHVVSEIHMTGELGLGDKQAPGYRPMRAHQILAPPHGFIWRIRAGSGFMQLSGSDGMANGRSWTRFWLNGTLPVARAGSDDNHLRSSFGRVAGEAAFWTPAGLLPQHGVRWEETDEPNLARAVITHGTLEQAIEIAVAEDGRPIWVQFQRWSNAKPEKEWRLQPFGGYLDDFRNFDGFTLPTRVDGGNHFGTEAYFPFFRARVEEVRFLFP encoded by the coding sequence ATGGCCTACTTCGGAGTGGCCGCTGGCCTGCTGCTGGCGCTGGTACTCACAGGCGTACTGGCCATGCAGGCCTGGCGCCTGGCCGATAATCGCGCGATGGACACGGCCTGGGCCTGGCTGCAATCCCAGGCGCCCGCCACCGTCGAAACGTTCGATCCCGCCATGGTCGAAGGCCTGCCCGACGCCGCCCGTCGCTACTTCCTCTATACCATCGCCCCGGGCACACCGCTGCATGTGGTCAGCGAGATCCATATGACCGGCGAGCTCGGCCTGGGCGACAAGCAAGCGCCGGGCTATCGCCCCATGCGCGCCCACCAGATACTCGCCCCGCCCCACGGCTTCATCTGGCGGATTCGGGCCGGTTCGGGATTCATGCAACTCAGCGGTTCGGACGGCATGGCCAACGGCCGTTCCTGGACGCGCTTCTGGCTCAACGGCACGCTACCCGTCGCCCGGGCAGGAAGCGACGACAACCACCTACGCTCGTCGTTCGGCCGTGTGGCAGGGGAGGCCGCCTTCTGGACACCCGCCGGCCTGCTACCGCAACATGGCGTGCGCTGGGAAGAGACCGACGAGCCAAACCTGGCACGAGCGGTCATCACCCACGGCACCCTGGAGCAAGCGATAGAGATCGCCGTGGCCGAAGACGGCCGCCCGATTTGGGTACAGTTCCAGCGCTGGAGCAACGCCAAACCCGAGAAGGAGTGGCGGCTTCAGCCCTTCGGCGGCTATCTCGACGACTTCCGTAACTTCGATGGTTTCACCCTGCCCACCAGAGTCGACGGCGGCAATCACTTCGGCACGGAGGCGTACTTTCCGTTCTTCCGGGCGAGGGTGGAAGAGGTACGGTTTCTGTTTCCGTAG
- a CDS encoding SDR family oxidoreductase yields the protein MNKTVLITGAASGMGKATALLLAEQGYTVYAGVRSDSHELMEEAGKRGLELNTVSLDVQDTASIQNAVQHVIEKEGKIDVLVNNAGFGLLATLEEGTDEEIFKQFDVNVFGLIKMTREVLPHMRKAGSGVIVNISSFLGRMGLPLLSHYNASKYAVEGITDSLRFEVAPFGIRVHSVLAGLFGTNFVKKGLVANSQTTGDDSPYKELVAHFVPIVAKAINEGPDPQPIALAVKSIIENEDSEIAVKVGQEAELFVPLRREMDDKAFEAKVKETFGL from the coding sequence GTGAACAAGACCGTTTTGATCACTGGCGCGGCATCTGGCATGGGCAAGGCAACGGCGCTGCTACTCGCCGAACAGGGTTACACCGTGTACGCCGGCGTCAGGAGTGACAGCCACGAACTGATGGAGGAGGCGGGCAAGCGCGGTCTCGAGCTGAACACCGTGTCTCTCGATGTGCAGGATACCGCGTCGATACAAAACGCCGTTCAGCACGTCATCGAGAAGGAAGGAAAGATCGATGTGCTGGTCAATAATGCAGGCTTCGGTCTTCTTGCCACCCTTGAAGAAGGCACCGATGAAGAAATCTTCAAGCAATTCGATGTGAATGTTTTTGGTCTCATCAAGATGACCAGAGAAGTTCTTCCCCATATGCGCAAGGCGGGTAGCGGCGTTATCGTCAATATCTCTTCCTTCCTGGGCAGGATGGGGCTGCCTCTGCTCTCGCATTACAATGCCAGCAAATACGCGGTGGAAGGGATCACCGATTCCTTGAGATTCGAGGTGGCGCCTTTCGGAATACGGGTTCACTCCGTTCTTGCCGGCCTTTTTGGCACCAATTTCGTCAAAAAAGGGCTTGTCGCCAACAGCCAAACGACCGGTGACGACTCTCCCTACAAGGAGCTGGTGGCCCATTTCGTGCCGATCGTGGCCAAAGCCATCAATGAAGGCCCGGATCCACAGCCCATCGCACTGGCGGTGAAGAGCATCATCGAGAATGAGGACAGCGAAATCGCCGTCAAGGTCGGCCAGGAGGCGGAACTGTTCGTGCCACTGCGCAGGGAGATGGATGACAAGGCGTTCGAAGCGAAGGTAAAGGAAACCTTTGGTCTATAA
- a CDS encoding GFA family protein, which yields MHQGSCLCGKVKYEYRGEIDEVSMCHCQQCRKAQGSAFAAVSPIRSADFCITQGAEYLKEYRATPNKVRVFCAECGSPIYSARNDLPEAKRLRLGTLDTPITPNKRYHAWVSSKAEWFELADELLKFPEFPR from the coding sequence ATGCACCAGGGAAGCTGCCTGTGCGGGAAAGTGAAGTACGAGTACCGCGGCGAGATCGATGAAGTCTCCATGTGCCACTGCCAACAGTGCCGGAAGGCCCAAGGCTCCGCCTTTGCCGCCGTGTCGCCCATCCGTTCGGCCGACTTTTGCATCACCCAGGGCGCGGAATACCTCAAGGAGTACCGCGCCACGCCTAACAAGGTGCGGGTGTTCTGCGCCGAGTGCGGCAGCCCGATCTACAGCGCCCGCAACGACCTGCCCGAAGCCAAGCGGCTGCGGCTGGGCACCCTCGATACGCCGATAACGCCCAACAAGCGCTACCACGCCTGGGTCTCTTCCAAGGCCGAGTGGTTCGAGCTTGCCGATGAGCTGCTCAAGTTTCCCGAGTTCCCCCGTTGA
- a CDS encoding DsbA family oxidoreductase yields the protein MAVTSVKREQEMVGFEGTLPNGSATMPHVDITVIYDAICPWRYIGKRHLDLALAEVPEEISVSVAWHPFELNPDMPAGGLSRRDYRTAKFGSWERSQALDAQVEAAAAQAGLEIHHERMQRTPNIFDAHRLIWLAGEYGVQSAVVAALFRRYFVEGEDIGDRTVLANAARDGRLTDIDIAAFLASDQGRAEVKAGLAEARRLGVSGVPTFIINGTTGLSGAQPPEALRQAILESTGRS from the coding sequence ATGGCTGTAACCAGCGTCAAACGCGAGCAGGAGATGGTAGGGTTCGAGGGAACCCTACCCAATGGCTCCGCGACCATGCCCCACGTCGACATCACCGTGATCTACGATGCCATCTGCCCGTGGCGCTACATCGGCAAACGCCACCTCGACCTCGCCCTGGCCGAAGTGCCCGAGGAGATCAGCGTATCGGTGGCCTGGCACCCCTTCGAGCTCAACCCCGACATGCCCGCCGGAGGCCTGTCGCGGCGTGACTACCGCACCGCCAAGTTCGGATCATGGGAGCGCTCCCAGGCTCTCGACGCCCAGGTGGAGGCTGCCGCCGCCCAGGCCGGTCTCGAGATTCACCACGAACGCATGCAGCGAACGCCCAATATCTTCGACGCCCACCGGCTGATCTGGCTCGCTGGGGAGTATGGCGTTCAGTCGGCGGTGGTCGCAGCACTCTTCCGGCGCTACTTCGTCGAGGGTGAGGACATCGGTGACAGAACGGTACTGGCCAACGCCGCCCGAGACGGCAGGCTAACGGATATCGACATAGCCGCCTTCCTGGCCAGCGACCAGGGTCGGGCCGAGGTAAAAGCCGGCCTCGCCGAGGCGCGGCGCCTGGGCGTGAGCGGCGTGCCCACCTTCATCATCAACGGCACCACGGGCCTCTCGGGCGCCCAACCGCCCGAGGCACTGCGCCAGGCGATTCTCGAGTCGACCGGCAGAAGTTGA
- a CDS encoding antibiotic biosynthesis monooxygenase family protein, which yields MFIAMNRFRVNPERVEEFEQIWLERETHLQGLPGFVEFHMLRGPEKEDHVLYASHTIWRSRDDFEAWTHSEAFRKAHANAGQSKREGLYLGPPNFEGFEVIQTVGNASE from the coding sequence GTGTTCATCGCCATGAACCGTTTTCGGGTCAATCCCGAGCGAGTGGAAGAGTTCGAGCAGATCTGGCTGGAGCGGGAGACCCACCTGCAGGGCCTGCCCGGCTTCGTCGAATTTCATATGCTGCGCGGCCCCGAGAAGGAGGATCACGTGCTCTACGCCTCGCACACCATCTGGCGCTCGCGCGACGACTTCGAGGCCTGGACCCACTCCGAAGCGTTCCGCAAGGCGCACGCCAACGCCGGCCAGAGCAAGCGCGAGGGACTCTACCTGGGCCCGCCGAACTTCGAGGGGTTCGAGGTCATCCAGACGGTCGGCAACGCGAGCGAATGA
- a CDS encoding 5'-methylthioadenosine/S-adenosylhomocysteine nucleosidase (Enables the cleavage of the glycosidic bond in both 5'-methylthioadenosine and S-adenosylhomocysteine) yields the protein MMSAVKPTPPALTQLGGCEILFAMAAEAEYGPHLKQRFAPFMTGVGPVEAAVELTAALAALARNGRLPDLVVSLGSAGSRSLEQTEIYQASSIAYRDMDASPLGFEKGTTPFLDLPAILPLTLRIPGIAEATLSTGANIVSGEAYAAIAAEMVDMESYACLRACMRFDVPLIVLRGISDGNAELHHVDDWTEYLHVIDEKLAGAVNRLGEALAEGLLSR from the coding sequence ATGATGAGCGCGGTAAAGCCCACACCGCCAGCGCTGACTCAACTGGGCGGTTGCGAGATCCTCTTCGCGATGGCCGCCGAGGCCGAGTACGGGCCGCACCTCAAGCAGCGTTTCGCGCCGTTCATGACCGGCGTCGGCCCGGTGGAGGCGGCGGTGGAACTCACCGCAGCCTTGGCCGCCCTCGCCCGAAACGGACGCCTGCCGGACCTGGTAGTGTCGCTGGGCTCGGCCGGTAGCCGTTCGCTCGAGCAGACCGAGATCTATCAGGCGAGCTCTATCGCTTACCGCGACATGGACGCCTCGCCGCTGGGTTTCGAGAAAGGCACTACGCCTTTTCTCGACCTGCCGGCGATCCTTCCGCTGACGCTGCGCATCCCCGGCATTGCCGAGGCTACGCTCTCTACCGGCGCCAATATCGTTTCGGGCGAGGCCTATGCCGCCATTGCCGCCGAGATGGTGGACATGGAGAGCTACGCCTGCCTGCGCGCCTGCATGCGCTTCGACGTGCCGCTGATCGTGCTGCGTGGCATTTCGGACGGCAACGCGGAGCTGCACCACGTCGACGACTGGACGGAGTATCTGCACGTCATCGACGAGAAGCTGGCCGGCGCCGTCAACCGCCTCGGCGAGGCGCTCGCCGAGGGGCTGTTGTCGCGCTGA
- a CDS encoding thioredoxin family protein, which translates to MRFAKLDTEAGPAQAGRFGIRSIPMLIVFKEGRENARQAGLMQAGQLKRWLEPHLL; encoded by the coding sequence ATCCGCTTCGCCAAGCTCGACACCGAGGCGGGACCGGCCCAGGCCGGGCGCTTCGGCATTCGCAGCATTCCCATGCTGATCGTGTTCAAGGAAGGGCGTGAGAACGCCCGCCAGGCCGGGTTGATGCAGGCGGGGCAGCTCAAGCGCTGGCTCGAGCCGCACCTGCTCTAG